A stretch of the Candidatus Jettenia sp. AMX2 genome encodes the following:
- a CDS encoding DUF4160 domain-containing protein has translation MPTILLISGWRLFFYANEGNEPIHIHCRKAEKECKYWLDRETFDLEEAYGYNISPHDRREIREIIFGHFEYIEQQWEEFQRRRQK, from the coding sequence ATGCCGACAATACTATTGATTTCCGGGTGGAGGTTATTTTTCTATGCCAATGAAGGAAACGAACCCATTCATATCCACTGCCGAAAAGCAGAGAAGGAATGTAAATATTGGCTTGACCGGGAAACCTTTGATCTCGAAGAAGCCTATGGTTATAATATATCTCCACACGATAGGAGAGAAATAAGAGAAATAATCTTTGGGCATTTTGAATATATTGAGCAACAATGGGAAGAGTTTCAGCGGAGGCGTCAGAAATGA
- a CDS encoding BrnT family toxin produces MKLNFEWDEEKAKANLKKHRVSFDEATTVFIDPFSITIPDPDHSVEEQRYIDIGSSDKGHVLVVVYTERGSNIRLISCRKATPSERKLYEESSN; encoded by the coding sequence ATGAAACTGAACTTTGAGTGGGACGAAGAAAAAGCCAAGGCGAATCTCAAAAAGCACAGAGTTAGTTTTGATGAAGCCACAACAGTTTTTATTGATCCTTTTTCAATTACGATACCCGACCCTGACCATTCAGTGGAGGAGCAACGGTATATTGATATTGGTAGTTCTGATAAGGGTCATGTGCTGGTAGTGGTTTATACTGAACGTGGCTCGAACATACGTCTTATCAGTTGCCGTAAGGCAACCCCATCAGAGCGGAAACTTTATGAAGAAAGCAGTAACTAA
- the ccsA gene encoding cytochrome c biogenesis protein CcsA: MMMGFFVHTGFLIYLGLESNNIPITNVYESFVSLLWCILFVYINLDYLYKLPSLDAFLLPVITALSLWALTFDGRDSFVTVKLQNFWLIAHIIPIFIGYAAFTISFSLSVMYLTQQRQLKHKAFGPLFNKLPSLEGIDRLMWKTISFGFPLLTLGLILGTFWIKTQNTPGEAWYLDYKVIMGLATWLVYAALLHMRLVASFHGTKIACMTIAGFCLVLITFFGAFFMGSKHSFQKSNEQSRTEILNIHMTR, encoded by the coding sequence ATGATGATGGGATTCTTTGTTCATACCGGTTTTCTCATATACCTGGGCCTTGAATCAAACAATATACCCATAACAAATGTTTATGAATCTTTCGTATCATTATTATGGTGCATCCTTTTTGTATACATCAACCTGGATTATCTTTATAAATTACCTTCATTAGATGCCTTTTTACTTCCTGTTATTACAGCACTTTCCCTGTGGGCGCTTACTTTTGATGGCAGGGATTCCTTCGTTACTGTGAAACTTCAGAATTTCTGGCTCATAGCGCATATCATCCCTATATTTATCGGATATGCTGCCTTTACAATCTCCTTTAGTCTTAGCGTAATGTACCTGACACAACAAAGACAGTTAAAACACAAGGCGTTTGGCCCTCTTTTCAACAAATTACCCTCGCTTGAAGGAATAGACAGACTTATGTGGAAAACTATCTCATTCGGTTTTCCGCTTCTTACGCTTGGGCTTATTTTAGGAACCTTTTGGATAAAAACTCAGAACACCCCGGGTGAGGCGTGGTATCTCGATTATAAAGTCATCATGGGCCTGGCTACGTGGCTTGTTTATGCTGCGCTGCTACATATGCGCCTTGTCGCATCATTTCATGGGACCAAGATTGCTTGTATGACGATAGCCGGTTTTTGTCTGGTACTAATCACATTTTTCGGCGCTTTCTTTATGGGGTCTAAACATTCATTCCAGAAGTCTAACGAACAATCCCGTACCGAGATTTTAAATATTCACATGACAAGATAG
- a CDS encoding DUF433 domain-containing protein codes for MELAIKTNPLPLKKDPSGVIRIGETRVTLESIIFAFNSGATCEEIVYQYPVLDLADVYEVIGYYLRNKTDVDAYLEDQKRKASTIRQKVEAQFNPRGIRERLLKRRKSTG; via the coding sequence ATGGAACTGGCTATTAAAACAAATCCTCTGCCGCTAAAAAAAGACCCGAGTGGTGTAATCCGTATAGGTGAAACTCGTGTAACACTTGAAAGCATTATTTTTGCTTTCAATAGCGGCGCTACGTGCGAAGAAATTGTATATCAATATCCGGTCTTAGATCTTGCTGATGTTTATGAAGTGATCGGTTATTACCTTAGAAATAAAACAGATGTAGACGCGTATCTGGAAGATCAGAAAAGGAAAGCGTCAACAATTCGCCAGAAGGTTGAAGCGCAGTTTAATCCCCGTGGTATCCGCGAAAGACTGTTAAAACGCCGAAAGTCCACGGGATAG
- a CDS encoding HNH endonuclease, whose translation MDARGTIALLHRKLDKDRLFVRVDIVLTENFPFENNIAIPVSLICGADQYPTAQIRARSKLHYPCWISNPPLKRGQEKLGEFLVRHGFKNKDKVGLKVNRRNSAIEVEISKSGNAESANDSVLPDEIPQPERIVEGAKKTVVVNAYERDPAARKKCIEHWGCSCSVCGIDFSARYGDLGKGFIHVHHLKPIAEIGKEYELDPVNDLRPVCPNCHAMIHRTSPVLKIEELQAVLTQNGE comes from the coding sequence ATGGATGCTAGAGGCACAATCGCATTACTCCACAGAAAACTAGACAAAGACAGACTCTTTGTTCGTGTTGACATAGTGCTAACAGAAAATTTTCCATTCGAAAATAACATTGCGATACCAGTTTCGTTGATTTGTGGCGCAGATCAATATCCAACTGCTCAGATTCGAGCAAGGTCTAAGTTGCACTACCCATGTTGGATTTCTAATCCTCCGTTGAAGCGGGGCCAAGAAAAACTAGGGGAATTTTTAGTAAGGCATGGCTTCAAGAATAAAGACAAAGTTGGCTTGAAGGTAAATCGAAGAAACTCAGCAATAGAAGTTGAAATAAGTAAGTCTGGCAATGCGGAGTCAGCAAATGACTCAGTGCTTCCTGATGAAATTCCTCAACCTGAAAGGATTGTAGAAGGCGCAAAAAAAACGGTAGTAGTAAATGCCTACGAGAGAGATCCTGCCGCGAGAAAAAAATGTATAGAACACTGGGGCTGTTCTTGCTCCGTTTGCGGCATTGATTTCTCAGCCCGTTATGGAGATTTAGGTAAGGGATTTATCCATGTCCACCATCTAAAGCCCATTGCCGAAATTGGTAAAGAATACGAACTAGACCCTGTAAACGATCTTCGCCCAGTTTGTCCAAACTGCCATGCTATGATACATCGCACTTCCCCAGTGCTAAAAATCGAAGAGTTACAGGCAGTGCTCACGCAAAATGGAGAGTAG
- a CDS encoding DUF5615 family PIN-like protein: MILFAADENFNNHIIRGLLLRKRSLDIARIQDVGLSGKADPEILDWATAEQRILLTHDVETIPEFVYNRIDRGELVTGVFIVSQDTPFRHIIEDLILVVECSEYEEWQNQVFYLPFK, translated from the coding sequence ATGATTCTCTTTGCCGCGGATGAGAACTTTAACAATCATATTATCAGGGGACTATTGCTGCGTAAGCGGTCTTTAGATATTGCTCGGATTCAAGATGTGGGACTTTCAGGAAAAGCGGATCCCGAAATTCTTGATTGGGCGACCGCTGAACAAAGAATTCTGCTTACCCACGATGTCGAAACCATCCCCGAATTTGTTTATAATCGTATAGATCGAGGAGAATTGGTAACCGGTGTTTTTATTGTGAGCCAGGATACTCCTTTCAGGCACATCATTGAGGACCTCATACTCGTTGTAGAATGCAGCGAGTATGAAGAATGGCAAAATCAAGTGTTCTATCTGCCTTTCAAATAA
- a CDS encoding NifU family protein, translating into MRQKVEEALNNIRPALQADGGDIELVDIEGGVVKVRLKGACGSCPSALMTLKYGVEERLKEEIPEVQSVELA; encoded by the coding sequence ATGAGGCAAAAAGTAGAAGAGGCACTGAATAATATCCGGCCAGCTTTACAGGCAGACGGTGGAGATATTGAGCTTGTAGATATAGAGGGAGGAGTTGTGAAGGTACGTTTAAAAGGGGCCTGCGGGTCTTGCCCCAGTGCATTAATGACGCTGAAATATGGTGTAGAGGAACGGCTCAAAGAAGAGATACCTGAAGTGCAATCGGTAGAACTTGCATAA
- the hemA gene encoding glutamyl-tRNA reductase — protein MSILVVGLNHKSAPVEIREKLAFNINNIPAALSLFLQKHQNAEAVILSTCNRVEMYVSSLDDHIQVDDILSFFSEFHKIELDKFIPYIYHNKNSLAVNHLFFVTTSLDSMVIGESQILSQVKEAYTMASTEEATGKVLNQLFQQALNVAKIIHTKTTIGKGKVSISSVAVEFAEKIFQDFTGKIVLVIGAGEMCELLIKHLYEEGARSFIVANRTFERAKELAEAYHGQAIKYDLLGEYLAKADIIISSTSAPHYVIHAQQVKDAIKYRRGNPIFLIDIAVPRDIEPDVAKIDNVYLYNIDDLQSVVNQNIDERTREIEKCRGIIELEVEYFMAKLEEMKIEPAITLLRNHFHGIGKEELNRLKPKLRSINEGDWEQVVYTIERTINKILHHPAKVAKQEAKNGGGYRYVETIKKLFGIFHHK, from the coding sequence ATGAGTATTTTAGTTGTAGGGCTGAACCATAAGTCGGCCCCTGTAGAGATCCGGGAAAAGCTGGCTTTCAACATCAATAATATACCTGCTGCTTTATCTCTTTTTCTCCAAAAACATCAAAATGCAGAGGCGGTAATTTTATCAACCTGTAATCGTGTCGAAATGTATGTATCGTCACTGGATGATCATATACAAGTAGACGATATCCTCTCATTTTTTTCCGAATTCCATAAGATCGAGTTAGATAAATTCATCCCTTATATCTATCATAATAAGAACAGTCTCGCAGTTAACCACCTTTTCTTCGTTACCACAAGTCTTGATTCTATGGTGATCGGGGAATCCCAGATACTTTCACAGGTTAAAGAAGCTTATACGATGGCATCGACTGAAGAAGCAACCGGGAAGGTCTTAAACCAGCTATTTCAACAGGCGCTTAATGTCGCAAAAATTATACATACGAAAACAACTATTGGAAAAGGAAAAGTTTCGATAAGTTCTGTTGCGGTAGAATTTGCCGAAAAAATATTTCAGGATTTCACGGGTAAAATTGTACTTGTAATAGGCGCCGGCGAGATGTGCGAACTGTTAATAAAACATCTTTATGAAGAAGGCGCGCGCTCTTTTATTGTTGCAAATCGCACCTTTGAACGTGCCAAGGAACTTGCAGAGGCATATCATGGACAGGCTATTAAATATGATCTTCTGGGTGAGTACCTTGCAAAAGCTGACATTATCATTAGCTCTACCTCTGCCCCCCATTATGTAATTCACGCACAACAGGTAAAAGATGCTATCAAATACCGGCGGGGCAATCCCATTTTTCTCATCGATATTGCAGTTCCGAGGGACATAGAACCCGATGTTGCAAAAATTGATAACGTATATCTTTACAATATTGATGATCTGCAATCTGTTGTAAACCAGAATATTGATGAGCGTACCAGAGAAATAGAAAAATGTCGTGGTATCATTGAGCTGGAAGTAGAATACTTTATGGCAAAGCTTGAAGAAATGAAGATAGAGCCGGCAATAACGCTGTTGCGGAACCATTTTCATGGTATTGGTAAAGAAGAATTAAACCGCCTGAAGCCAAAACTCAGAAGCATCAATGAGGGGGATTGGGAACAGGTTGTTTATACCATAGAGCGGACGATAAACAAAATCCTTCACCACCCTGCAAAGGTTGCAAAACAAGAGGCAAAAAATGGCGGTGGATACCGGTACGTTGAGACCATCAAAAAATTATTTGGAATATTCCATCATAAGTAG
- a CDS encoding DUF2281 domain-containing protein yields the protein MDTKLIQTKLDELSEDLKKEVLDYIDFLIMKYSKEEKKGKLKFDWEGGLSDLKEKYTSVELQHKAMEWR from the coding sequence ATGGATACAAAATTGATTCAAACTAAATTAGATGAATTATCAGAAGATTTAAAAAAAGAGGTATTAGACTATATCGATTTTTTAATTATGAAATATTCTAAAGAAGAAAAAAAAGGGAAACTAAAATTTGATTGGGAAGGTGGGTTATCAGATTTAAAAGAAAAATATACATCCGTAGAATTGCAACATAAAGCGATGGAGTGGAGATAA
- a CDS encoding DUF2442 domain-containing protein: MKKHYQVTGLHFEGDFMILTIDDQKKRFKVSEISPVLHNASEQEKNTFEISPSGYGIHWPLLDEDLSIDGLLGIVHMPEGKVRSA; encoded by the coding sequence ATGAAAAAACATTATCAAGTAACAGGACTTCACTTTGAAGGGGATTTTATGATTCTCACCATCGATGATCAGAAAAAGAGATTTAAAGTGAGCGAAATATCACCTGTCCTTCATAATGCTTCTGAACAAGAAAAGAACACTTTTGAAATCTCCCCCTCGGGCTACGGCATACATTGGCCACTCCTAGACGAGGATCTTTCTATTGATGGATTGCTTGGTATTGTTCATATGCCAGAAGGGAAAGTAAGAAGCGCCTAA